The Candidatus Zixiibacteriota bacterium genome window below encodes:
- a CDS encoding DEAD/DEAH box helicase produces MNLPQILESFKTDPAIAGNIVHWEIFPPKPGEFREFPDFLDEKLVRVLKTRGIQKLYSHQREAVDSIHDNRDTVIVTPTASGKTLCYNLPVLDSIIKNKSTRALYLFPTKALSQDQLAELTGLIDTLDVDIRTFTYDGDTPQTARRLIRSAGHIVVTNPDMLHTGILPHHTRWIKLFENLKYVVIDEIHHYRGIFGSHLSNVIRRLRRICRFYGSDPIFIASSATIANPAELAEKITGKKVRLIDNNGAPTGEKYFILYNPPIVNRQLGIRKSSLTESLSLAEYFIRERIQTIIFAHYRLQVEILLSYLREKFAEPFGKNIRVAGYRGGYLPNQRREIEAGLRNGAITGVVSTNALELGIDIGALDVSIICGYPGSIASVWQQAGRAGRRSGISLTIFVANSSAINQFLARDPHYLLKRTPEMGIIDPDNLIISANHIKCASFELPLSVDETFRPDGTGEILDYLESQNILRKSGGKYHWSSEIYPAQGVSLRSASPENFVILNETDNNRVIGEIDYYSAPIFLHPEAIYLHDADQYQVTELDWEGRKAYVKETEVDYYTDAETKTDLKVLSVADQKQSGDCRMAWGEVKVTSVTVLFKKIKFHTHENVGSGKLNLPELELSTHSFWYSFPGDIRFRINLEGEQFGGSLRGVANILGKIAPLWMMCDPHDLRSISQVRSPFTELPTIYIYENIPEGVGYSEKLFNISDDLFRACLEQVGGCPCQGGCPSCVGPEMEVGEFGKNGTIRMLRFMLGLS; encoded by the coding sequence ATGAACCTGCCGCAGATTCTTGAGTCATTTAAAACCGATCCGGCCATTGCCGGGAATATCGTGCACTGGGAAATCTTCCCGCCCAAACCGGGAGAATTCCGCGAATTCCCGGACTTTCTCGATGAAAAACTGGTGCGTGTGCTGAAAACACGGGGAATTCAGAAGCTGTACTCCCACCAGCGCGAAGCTGTCGACAGCATCCATGATAATAGAGATACCGTGATAGTCACTCCGACGGCCTCGGGCAAAACCCTCTGTTACAATTTGCCGGTGCTCGACAGTATCATCAAAAACAAATCGACTCGCGCTCTCTACCTCTTCCCCACCAAGGCCCTTTCACAGGATCAACTGGCCGAATTGACCGGCTTGATCGATACTCTTGATGTCGATATCAGGACCTTCACCTACGATGGCGACACTCCTCAGACCGCCCGGCGATTGATCCGATCGGCCGGACACATTGTCGTCACCAATCCCGATATGCTCCATACCGGTATCCTGCCCCATCACACCCGGTGGATCAAATTGTTTGAGAATCTCAAGTATGTCGTCATCGATGAGATTCATCATTATCGCGGTATTTTCGGATCGCACCTCTCCAATGTCATTCGGCGGTTGCGAAGAATCTGCCGCTTCTACGGCTCCGACCCGATTTTTATCGCCTCCTCGGCCACCATTGCCAATCCCGCCGAGCTGGCCGAAAAAATCACCGGAAAGAAAGTCAGACTGATCGACAACAACGGTGCCCCGACCGGGGAAAAATACTTCATATTATATAATCCGCCGATCGTCAATCGCCAGCTCGGAATACGAAAATCATCCCTGACCGAAAGCCTGTCACTGGCCGAATATTTTATACGGGAGAGAATTCAAACCATTATTTTCGCCCATTACCGCCTCCAGGTCGAAATCTTGCTGTCATACTTAAGAGAGAAATTCGCCGAACCTTTCGGAAAAAATATTCGCGTGGCCGGATACCGGGGAGGATATTTGCCCAATCAACGCCGCGAGATCGAAGCGGGCTTGAGAAACGGAGCCATTACCGGGGTGGTCTCGACCAATGCCCTCGAACTCGGGATCGATATCGGCGCCCTTGATGTTTCCATCATCTGCGGTTATCCGGGTTCCATTGCCTCGGTCTGGCAACAGGCGGGACGGGCCGGACGGCGTTCGGGAATTTCGTTGACTATTTTCGTGGCCAACAGCTCGGCCATCAACCAGTTCCTGGCCCGCGATCCGCACTACCTGCTCAAACGGACCCCGGAGATGGGTATCATTGACCCCGACAACCTGATCATCAGCGCCAATCATATCAAATGTGCCAGTTTCGAATTACCGCTGTCCGTCGATGAAACCTTCCGCCCCGATGGCACCGGGGAAATTCTTGATTATCTCGAATCACAGAATATCCTCCGGAAATCGGGCGGCAAATATCACTGGTCATCGGAAATCTACCCCGCCCAGGGGGTGTCGCTTCGCTCAGCCTCGCCCGAAAATTTCGTCATCCTCAACGAGACCGACAACAACCGTGTGATAGGTGAAATCGATTATTATTCGGCCCCGATTTTCCTGCACCCCGAGGCGATTTATCTCCATGATGCCGACCAGTACCAGGTCACCGAACTCGACTGGGAGGGACGGAAAGCCTATGTCAAAGAAACCGAAGTCGATTACTATACCGACGCCGAAACCAAAACCGATCTGAAAGTCCTTTCCGTAGCCGATCAAAAACAATCCGGCGATTGCCGGATGGCCTGGGGTGAAGTCAAAGTGACTTCAGTCACGGTGCTGTTCAAAAAAATCAAGTTCCACACCCATGAAAATGTCGGTTCCGGCAAACTCAATTTACCCGAACTGGAATTAAGCACTCATTCTTTCTGGTACTCCTTCCCCGGTGATATCCGTTTCCGGATCAATCTTGAGGGCGAGCAGTTCGGCGGCTCCCTGAGAGGCGTGGCCAATATCCTCGGCAAGATTGCCCCGTTGTGGATGATGTGCGATCCGCATGACCTGCGCTCGATCTCGCAGGTCCGTTCACCCTTCACCGAGTTGCCGACCATATACATATATGAAAATATTCCCGAGGGGGTCGGGTATTCGGAAAAGTTGTTCAATATCTCCGATGACCTTTTCCGGGCCTGTCTGGAGCAGGTTGGCGGATGTCCCTGTCAGGGAGGATGTCCCTCGTGTGTCGGCCCTGAGATGGAAGTGGGTGAATTCGGCAAGAATGGGACGATCCGCATGTTACGCTTTATGCTGGGACTATCTTAA
- the deoC gene encoding deoxyribose-phosphate aldolase, with amino-acid sequence MIDNLNKYFDHSLLTSETDHHAIIKLCREAVENDFYGIAINPCWVTQAHRELSGAPVKIISVAGFPLSANTTAIKIAEAVRAVEDGADEIDMVANIGWMVSGEYDKVEDEISQVRKHLPKECLLKVIIETPKITPTIRDTAVEAIVNAGADYAKTATGFFGGATTDDVAGLYKAASGRIKVKASGGIRTLGDTLAMIEAGAQRIGSSASVNIMNEYLAIRSRH; translated from the coding sequence ATGATCGACAACCTGAATAAATATTTCGACCATTCACTGTTGACCTCGGAGACCGACCACCACGCTATTATCAAACTGTGCCGTGAAGCGGTTGAAAATGATTTCTATGGTATTGCCATTAATCCTTGCTGGGTAACTCAGGCCCATAGGGAGTTATCCGGCGCCCCGGTCAAGATCATATCGGTGGCCGGATTTCCCCTCTCGGCTAATACCACCGCCATTAAAATCGCCGAGGCGGTCCGGGCCGTCGAGGACGGCGCCGATGAAATCGACATGGTTGCCAATATCGGCTGGATGGTTTCCGGGGAATATGATAAAGTCGAGGACGAAATCTCACAGGTAAGGAAACATCTTCCGAAAGAATGCCTGCTTAAAGTCATTATTGAAACGCCCAAAATCACCCCGACCATAAGGGATACAGCGGTGGAAGCTATAGTCAACGCCGGAGCGGATTACGCAAAAACGGCCACCGGATTTTTTGGCGGTGCAACAACCGATGATGTTGCCGGGTTATACAAGGCGGCCTCCGGAAGAATCAAGGTTAAAGCGTCCGGGGGCATCCGGACCCTGGGCGATACCCTGGCCATGATCGAAGCCGGCGCTCAGCGTATCGGTTCCTCGGCATCGGTCAACATAATGAATGAATATCTTGCCATCCGGAGCAGGCACTAA
- a CDS encoding MFS transporter has translation MEDYSKFRRKVLITSGVGTFMATLDSSIVNVSLPTISRELITSITMVGWVILSYSIALFSLLMIFGAWSEKKGFQFSYKYGFAIFGIGSFLCGVSFNIYMLILSRVLQGVGGALLISIGPALITHSFPASERGRALGVIGMVVSTGLMLGPPLGGFIIGLIGWRWIFWVNIPVSIFGVYYAIKCLSDFPVTDPDKKISIPGAVFLSVGLLTLMITLLLFSRDIISIAYIIVLIFVSSLFLMVFFYFESRPETRLIGVEIFKNRVFSFSGAAMLLIFISLSSITVLMPFYLEEVKKLSPEQVGLFLSIIPICGFFLATPAGYLADRIQARVISSLGATLLLIGILFTRSLTGASTTMQIIIPLLLAGIGMALFSTPNTSTLMGSVKKYQLGSASGILATIRTLGITVGVGLSVSIFSYYRQIGLNKSGEEQASFIFGFHSVYNIILFFITLAIIFSLIRGRNMNSEGRP, from the coding sequence TTGGAAGATTATTCGAAATTTCGAAGAAAAGTGCTGATAACTTCCGGGGTGGGGACCTTTATGGCGACCCTGGATTCTTCGATAGTCAATGTTTCTTTGCCGACTATCAGCCGGGAATTGATTACCAGTATAACCATGGTTGGCTGGGTAATTTTATCATATTCCATTGCGCTATTTTCGCTTTTAATGATTTTCGGGGCCTGGTCGGAGAAAAAGGGCTTTCAGTTTTCGTACAAGTATGGCTTTGCCATTTTCGGGATCGGTTCTTTCCTTTGCGGGGTTTCTTTTAATATATACATGTTAATCCTGTCGCGGGTTTTGCAGGGTGTCGGCGGAGCCCTGTTGATATCAATCGGGCCGGCGTTGATTACCCACAGTTTCCCGGCATCGGAACGAGGGCGCGCCTTGGGAGTGATCGGGATGGTGGTTTCAACCGGTCTGATGCTCGGTCCGCCGCTGGGCGGGTTTATAATCGGACTTATCGGATGGCGCTGGATTTTCTGGGTCAATATCCCGGTCAGTATATTTGGTGTTTACTACGCCATAAAATGTCTGTCAGATTTTCCCGTTACCGATCCGGATAAAAAAATCAGCATTCCCGGTGCCGTGTTTCTCTCGGTCGGGCTGTTAACGCTAATGATTACCTTGCTTTTATTCAGCCGGGATATAATTAGTATTGCATATATAATAGTATTAATATTTGTTTCCAGCCTGTTTCTGATGGTCTTTTTTTATTTTGAAAGCCGGCCGGAGACAAGATTAATCGGGGTAGAAATATTCAAGAATCGGGTTTTCAGTTTTTCGGGTGCGGCTATGTTGTTGATATTTATTTCCCTCAGTTCCATAACGGTGTTGATGCCATTTTATCTGGAAGAGGTCAAGAAACTGTCGCCTGAGCAGGTTGGGTTGTTTCTATCCATAATTCCTATATGTGGTTTTTTTCTGGCCACTCCGGCCGGTTATCTGGCGGATAGAATCCAGGCCAGGGTAATATCCAGTCTTGGGGCCACCCTGCTTCTGATCGGAATTTTGTTCACCAGATCTCTTACGGGAGCCTCGACAACCATGCAAATTATTATTCCTCTTCTTCTTGCAGGAATCGGAATGGCCCTGTTTTCAACGCCCAACACCTCTACCCTGATGGGTTCGGTAAAGAAATACCAGCTTGGTTCGGCCTCGGGTATTCTGGCGACCATCAGGACCCTGGGAATAACGGTTGGGGTGGGTTTAAGTGTTTCGATTTTCAGCTATTACCGCCAAATCGGGTTGAATAAATCGGGTGAAGAGCAAGCCTCGTTTATTTTCGGATTCCATTCGGTTTACAATATTATTTTATTTTTTATTACTTTGGCCATCATTTTCAGCCTTATTCGCGGCAGAAATATGAACTCGGAAGGTCGCCCTTAA
- a CDS encoding phosphopentomutase → MIRRVLLIILDACGIGELPDAEAYGDTGAATLPNIALEKGGLHMPHSRRLGLGNIVPITGIEPVVSPAACYGRMTEQSPGKDSTSGHWEIGGIILEQPFPVYPNGFPPDLVAEFEKRAGVKTIGNYPASGTEIIKKLGERHLETGALILYTSADSVFQLAAHEDVIPLDRLYEICLIARELLTGPHAVGRVIARPFIGQPGDFNRTPNRRDFSLPPPQDTILDKLKAARIPTVSVGKISDLFASRGFSRAVKTGNNTEVIDKVIDEISLTEYGLIFANLVDFDMLWGHRNDTEAFARGLEYFDSRLPEILDIMKTDDLLIITADHGCDPTLKNSTDHTREYVPLLVYGREIKPGVNLETRTTFADIAQTLAEIFRIDYTFPGTSFLKDIEKKPA, encoded by the coding sequence ATGATCCGACGGGTTTTATTAATAATTCTTGATGCCTGCGGGATCGGCGAATTGCCCGATGCTGAAGCCTATGGCGACACCGGAGCGGCCACTCTGCCCAATATCGCCCTTGAGAAGGGAGGGTTGCATATGCCCCACTCCCGGCGACTGGGTCTGGGCAATATCGTCCCCATCACCGGGATTGAACCGGTTGTATCTCCCGCCGCCTGTTACGGCCGCATGACGGAGCAATCCCCCGGCAAAGACTCTACCTCCGGCCACTGGGAAATCGGCGGAATAATTCTCGAACAGCCTTTCCCGGTTTATCCAAATGGTTTTCCACCCGACCTGGTGGCAGAATTCGAAAAGCGTGCCGGTGTGAAAACCATCGGCAATTACCCGGCCAGCGGAACGGAGATTATCAAAAAACTCGGTGAGCGGCATCTTGAAACCGGCGCTCTGATTTTATATACCTCGGCCGATTCGGTTTTTCAACTGGCCGCTCATGAAGATGTAATCCCCCTCGATCGCCTTTACGAGATATGCCTCATAGCCCGGGAACTTCTTACCGGCCCCCATGCCGTGGGTCGTGTTATTGCCAGGCCTTTTATCGGTCAACCGGGGGATTTCAACCGGACTCCCAACCGGCGCGATTTTTCCCTGCCGCCACCGCAGGATACTATCCTCGACAAATTGAAAGCCGCCCGGATACCGACTGTATCGGTCGGGAAAATATCCGACCTCTTTGCCTCCCGCGGTTTCAGCCGGGCCGTTAAAACCGGGAACAATACCGAAGTCATCGATAAAGTGATTGACGAAATATCTTTAACCGAATATGGTTTGATATTTGCCAACCTGGTCGATTTCGATATGCTCTGGGGACATCGCAATGACACCGAAGCCTTCGCGCGCGGCCTGGAGTATTTCGATTCCCGGTTACCGGAGATTCTCGATATTATGAAAACCGATGATTTGCTGATTATCACCGCCGATCATGGTTGCGACCCCACCCTGAAAAACTCCACCGATCATACCCGGGAGTATGTCCCTCTTCTCGTTTACGGCAGGGAGATAAAACCCGGAGTTAATCTGGAGACCAGAACCACTTTTGCCGATATCGCTCAAACCCTTGCGGAAATATTCCGGATCGACTATACTTTCCCGGGAACAAGTTTTTTAAAAGATATAGAGAAAAAACCGGCTTAG
- a CDS encoding YicC family protein has protein sequence MYSMTGYGKAVYKTKDLAVSVEISSVNNRFLEYSFRLPKQISFLEAKFKELISSQISRGKINLAVSYEDYGIGVDRLVVNRKLADEMYRQLAEMKKKYKLTGSIELTHLLGFHEVFKVEKSDDIEDRIWPPMKRAVEKALKDLGAMRKREGANLKKDLVGRLKILNRKIGLVEKLADENVTAYRQKLTKRIQDILENRALNTTRLEEEVVYMAERADITEECVRFKSHLKQFDADLKKGGSLGKRLNFILQEMNRETNTIGSKSANTEISHLVLGLKEEVEKMREQVQNLE, from the coding sequence ATGTATTCAATGACCGGATATGGCAAAGCCGTATACAAAACCAAGGATCTGGCGGTTTCCGTGGAAATTTCCTCGGTTAACAACCGTTTTTTAGAATATTCATTTCGTTTGCCAAAACAGATTTCGTTTCTTGAAGCGAAATTCAAAGAACTTATTTCATCACAGATCAGCCGGGGGAAGATTAATCTGGCGGTCAGCTATGAAGATTACGGGATCGGGGTGGATCGGCTGGTGGTTAACAGAAAGCTGGCCGATGAGATGTATCGGCAGTTGGCCGAGATGAAGAAAAAATATAAGTTGACCGGTTCCATTGAATTGACCCATCTGCTTGGTTTTCATGAGGTTTTCAAGGTCGAGAAGTCGGATGATATCGAGGATCGGATCTGGCCGCCAATGAAAAGGGCGGTGGAAAAAGCGCTTAAGGATTTAGGCGCCATGCGAAAAAGGGAAGGCGCCAATCTTAAGAAAGACCTGGTTGGAAGGCTTAAAATTCTCAACCGGAAAATAGGTCTGGTGGAAAAACTGGCCGATGAAAATGTCACGGCATACCGGCAGAAATTGACCAAAAGGATTCAGGATATCCTTGAAAACCGGGCTCTCAATACAACCCGCCTTGAAGAAGAAGTGGTGTATATGGCGGAACGGGCCGATATAACCGAGGAGTGTGTCCGGTTTAAAAGCCACCTGAAGCAGTTCGATGCCGACCTGAAAAAAGGCGGTTCCCTGGGTAAGAGATTGAATTTTATACTCCAGGAGATGAACCGCGAAACCAATACAATCGGTTCCAAGTCGGCCAATACCGAAATTTCTCATCTGGTGCTGGGGTTGAAGGAGGAGGTGGAGAAGATGAGGGAGCAGGTTCAGAATCTCGAATAA
- a CDS encoding zf-HC2 domain-containing protein yields MDQKKNIDGFTMNCNRAIEYFDDYLANCISDADRERLQNHLELCAVCREELDRERTLLAILKSDTIPDPGQLYWDGLEQSIFDRVRINEVSSWNSLPVSTAEDSSSWKSILIPLAASLVFLFVSLSIDSFVPNKPGTLQTSLESDEFKTESLILNIKPDSDILGSMMMSPPGSMGGHLMAGHFGINL; encoded by the coding sequence ATGGATCAGAAAAAAAATATAGACGGTTTTACCATGAATTGCAATCGGGCCATTGAGTACTTCGATGACTACCTCGCCAATTGTATTTCGGACGCTGACCGCGAACGTCTGCAGAATCATCTGGAGTTATGCGCGGTCTGTCGCGAAGAGCTGGACAGAGAACGAACCCTGCTGGCTATTCTCAAATCGGACACTATTCCCGACCCCGGCCAGCTTTACTGGGACGGCCTGGAACAATCCATCTTCGATCGCGTCAGGATCAATGAGGTCAGCTCATGGAACAGCCTGCCCGTTTCTACCGCCGAGGATTCATCATCATGGAAAAGTATCCTGATTCCCCTGGCCGCCTCTCTGGTGTTTTTGTTTGTCTCCCTGTCCATTGACAGCTTTGTCCCGAATAAACCGGGGACCTTACAAACCAGTCTTGAATCCGATGAATTTAAAACCGAATCATTAATTTTAAACATAAAACCCGACTCCGACATTCTTGGATCCATGATGATGTCCCCGCCGGGTTCCATGGGCGGACATCTGATGGCAGGTCACTTCGGCATAAACTTGTGA
- a CDS encoding sigma-70 family RNA polymerase sigma factor, producing the protein MNDDLKLLIERLISNDRGAFAELVRRYGKKIYSIAYRMLGNHLDADEVTQETFVRLYERRQELGSIKYFSSFILRIATNYSIDMIRRRRKNFVSVDDLAFLPEVQKELAERIVSPDQSLENTEIAAAIKEAIQDLPPKQKMAIILHDIEGFSKQEIARSLGCPQATVRSNLHIARTKLKKWIRKKI; encoded by the coding sequence ATGAACGATGATCTTAAACTGCTGATCGAAAGACTGATCAGCAATGACCGGGGGGCCTTTGCCGAACTGGTCAGGAGGTATGGAAAGAAAATATATTCGATCGCCTATCGAATGCTGGGAAATCATCTTGATGCTGACGAAGTAACGCAGGAGACTTTCGTAAGGCTCTATGAACGAAGACAGGAATTAGGCTCCATAAAATATTTTTCCAGTTTTATTTTGCGTATTGCCACTAATTATTCAATCGATATGATTCGCAGGCGTCGAAAAAATTTCGTTTCGGTTGACGATCTGGCTTTTCTGCCGGAAGTTCAAAAAGAACTGGCCGAGCGAATCGTCAGCCCGGATCAGAGCCTCGAGAATACCGAAATCGCGGCGGCCATTAAGGAAGCTATTCAGGATCTGCCGCCCAAACAAAAGATGGCGATTATCCTGCATGATATTGAGGGATTTTCCAAACAGGAAATCGCCCGGTCTCTGGGGTGTCCCCAGGCTACGGTCCGATCAAATCTTCATATCGCAAGAACAAAATTGAAAAAATGGATCAGAAAAAAAATATAG
- a CDS encoding Bax inhibitor-1/YccA family protein — MNTVDYALPHVQEAQQALITKVYGWMCLALAITALVAMYTASAQGLLGFVYQNRIVFFGLIIAELVAVVFLTARIHKMSALTATSVFIAYSILNGLTLSVIFVLYTGASIASTFFVTAGTFGIMSFYGYVTKRDLTTIGNLAFMALIGLIIASLVNLFLHNQTLYWIVTFVGVLVFVGLTAYDTQKIKQGGFVAGEGEETERKNSIIGALRLYLDFINLFLMLLRIMGRRN, encoded by the coding sequence ATGAATACAGTTGATTACGCCCTGCCCCATGTTCAGGAGGCTCAACAAGCCTTGATAACCAAAGTCTACGGCTGGATGTGTCTGGCTCTGGCTATTACTGCCCTGGTTGCCATGTACACCGCATCGGCACAAGGCCTTCTGGGTTTTGTGTACCAGAATCGAATCGTCTTTTTCGGCCTGATTATCGCCGAACTGGTCGCCGTGGTCTTCCTCACCGCACGGATACACAAAATGTCGGCCCTGACCGCCACTTCGGTTTTCATCGCCTATTCAATTCTTAACGGGCTGACTCTTTCGGTTATATTCGTCCTCTACACCGGGGCCTCGATCGCTTCTACTTTCTTTGTTACGGCCGGAACCTTCGGTATTATGAGCTTCTATGGATATGTTACCAAACGGGACCTGACCACTATCGGTAACCTGGCTTTCATGGCCCTGATCGGTCTGATAATCGCCTCGCTGGTTAATTTATTTCTCCACAATCAAACGCTGTACTGGATCGTGACTTTTGTCGGTGTCCTGGTCTTTGTCGGCCTGACGGCTTATGATACTCAGAAAATCAAACAGGGCGGTTTTGTCGCGGGTGAAGGCGAGGAAACCGAACGCAAAAACTCCATTATCGGGGCCCTGAGACTTTATCTTGATTTCATCAATCTGTTTCTAATGTTGCTTCGAATAATGGGCCGCCGCAATTAG
- the rpoZ gene encoding DNA-directed RNA polymerase subunit omega, translated as MGRVSFKDVDKMTKNRYEAVLIAAQRARQINSMRLAQLERMAEEDITIDGRKVTTIALQDLAQGKLKFRRTEEEEIS; from the coding sequence ATGGGGAGAGTATCATTCAAAGATGTCGACAAAATGACAAAAAATCGCTATGAGGCGGTTCTGATTGCCGCCCAGCGGGCGCGTCAGATAAATTCCATGAGGCTGGCCCAGCTGGAAAGAATGGCCGAAGAGGATATAACGATTGATGGCCGCAAGGTAACCACGATTGCTCTCCAGGATCTGGCCCAGGGCAAGTTAAAATTTCGCAGAACCGAAGAAGAGGAAATTTCCTGA
- the gmk gene encoding guanylate kinase: MKNIKVKGKIVIISSPSGGGKSSICQSLLKKNRRSGWKFSISYTTRPKRPNERDGREYFFVDHAEFMRLRDRGQFAEWCQVHRFYYGTPRQPLEEVLYNGGVMILDVDVKGARKLKKEYEKAVKIFILPPSRGELKRRLKQRGTEDDKHLKIRQRRALSEMKLYKQFEYTVINRDLETAVNEVDMIIKSLHCRRNNLDLEQIGRIIG; this comes from the coding sequence ATGAAAAACATAAAAGTCAAGGGCAAGATCGTCATTATTTCCTCGCCGTCGGGAGGCGGGAAATCATCTATCTGTCAAAGTCTTCTGAAAAAAAATCGGAGGTCCGGCTGGAAATTTTCGATATCTTATACGACCCGTCCGAAGCGGCCCAATGAAAGGGATGGCCGCGAATATTTCTTTGTCGATCATGCCGAGTTTATGAGACTCCGCGATCGCGGCCAATTCGCCGAATGGTGCCAGGTCCATCGGTTTTATTACGGAACCCCGCGGCAACCGCTGGAGGAGGTTTTGTATAACGGTGGAGTGATGATTCTGGATGTGGATGTTAAAGGGGCGCGAAAACTTAAAAAAGAATATGAAAAAGCCGTTAAAATATTTATTCTCCCGCCCAGTCGGGGCGAATTGAAGCGGCGATTAAAGCAAAGGGGAACCGAAGACGATAAGCATTTAAAGATTCGTCAACGGCGGGCTCTGAGTGAAATGAAATTATATAAACAATTCGAATATACGGTGATAAACAGAGACCTTGAAACGGCCGTCAATGAAGTCGATATGATTATTAAATCCCTTCATTGCCGAAGGAATAATCTCGATCTGGAACAAATTGGCCGAATAATTGGTTGA